Proteins from one Chitinophaga oryzae genomic window:
- the nusG gene encoding transcription termination/antitermination protein NusG, producing MSTFNYGWYLIYTVPRQERKVVSQLLEHGMESFSPTYSTVRQWNDRKKIVELPLFPSYVFVKLNSIEEFYYGQHVSGAASYVRFGKQFARMEQDQIDQIRMVAKHGEDISVSEERFRDGQRLVITKGPLCGLSCEVVHVDQMKKILVRVDLLQRNIIMRFKPEYLAAIHDMANADTF from the coding sequence ATGAGTACCTTTAACTACGGATGGTACCTGATCTACACCGTGCCTCGCCAGGAACGGAAAGTAGTTAGTCAGCTTTTGGAACACGGCATGGAGAGCTTCTCACCAACTTACAGTACCGTCAGGCAATGGAATGATCGAAAAAAAATCGTTGAGTTGCCACTGTTCCCTTCCTATGTATTTGTGAAGCTGAACAGTATCGAAGAATTTTATTATGGCCAGCATGTGAGTGGCGCTGCCAGCTATGTAAGATTCGGAAAGCAGTTTGCCCGGATGGAACAGGACCAGATCGATCAGATCCGTATGGTGGCAAAACACGGAGAAGACATTAGTGTCTCTGAAGAACGCTTCCGCGACGGCCAGCGGCTGGTGATCACCAAAGGGCCGCTTTGCGGGCTTTCCTGCGAAGTAGTACATGTGGACCAAATGAAAAAGATCCTTGTAAGAGTAGACCTCCTGCAAAGGAATATCATCATGCGCTTCAAACCGGAATACCTCGCTGCCATTCACGATATGGCAAATGCCGATACTTTTTAG
- a CDS encoding ABC transporter permease, translating into MGSPLVYFNSLWSKARAYSPFEVMVRKEVGDHIRSWRFIVMLLLVLFTFAGAMYVSLTNLGKAVQNVNDPDHVFVYLKLLTTSDNSLPAFHIFISFLGPLLGIALGFDAVNSEKNNGTLVRLLAQPVYRDHLLLAKFYAALLLVGVLFLSLVLLMVGAGLMLTGVPIEAAELFRILAFAVLSVIYVGFWLSLSIGLSVAFRHAATSAITAIGIWLFFTVFYQIVVNMVARAVLPDPASLQAEQVMAYNNILLSFFRVAPSQLYTDAATTLLMPSVRSLGPLTMEQMAGAIPAPLPFRESLMIVWPQVTGLVAASTVCFAGTYFLFMRREIRS; encoded by the coding sequence ATGGGAAGTCCGTTAGTTTATTTTAATAGCCTTTGGTCGAAAGCGCGTGCCTACAGCCCTTTTGAAGTAATGGTGCGTAAGGAAGTCGGTGATCATATCCGCAGCTGGCGCTTTATAGTGATGTTGCTGCTGGTGCTTTTTACTTTTGCAGGCGCTATGTATGTATCGCTGACCAACCTGGGGAAAGCAGTGCAGAACGTCAACGATCCGGACCACGTTTTTGTATACCTGAAATTACTGACCACGTCCGATAATTCACTACCGGCTTTTCACATCTTTATCAGTTTCCTCGGGCCGTTACTGGGCATAGCGCTGGGCTTCGATGCTGTCAATTCAGAAAAAAACAACGGTACGCTGGTAAGGCTGCTGGCGCAACCGGTTTATCGCGATCATCTTTTGCTGGCGAAGTTTTATGCGGCACTGTTGCTGGTCGGAGTGCTGTTTCTCAGCCTCGTATTGCTGATGGTCGGAGCAGGGCTTATGCTGACAGGCGTTCCCATAGAAGCCGCAGAATTGTTCCGGATACTGGCATTTGCGGTGCTGAGCGTTATATACGTGGGCTTCTGGCTGAGCCTTTCTATCGGGCTCTCAGTCGCTTTCAGACATGCGGCTACCTCTGCGATCACCGCCATCGGGATTTGGTTGTTCTTTACCGTCTTTTACCAGATTGTGGTTAACATGGTGGCGAGGGCTGTATTGCCGGATCCTGCGTCGTTGCAGGCTGAACAGGTAATGGCCTATAACAATATCCTGCTGTCGTTTTTCAGGGTAGCGCCCAGCCAGCTGTATACGGATGCTGCCACCACTTTACTGATGCCTTCTGTCAGAAGTCTTGGGCCGCTGACCATGGAACAGATGGCAGGAGCCATTCCTGCGCCCTTGCCTTTCAGAGAAAGCCTGATGATTGTCTGGCCACAGGTGACAGGCCTGGTGGCTGCTTCTACGGTTTGTTTCGCAGGCACATATTTTCTTTTTATGCGGCGGGAAATCAGGTCCTGA
- a CDS encoding ABC transporter ATP-binding protein yields MENPIIELHGLTKTYGAKKAVDNLSLKISKGEIFGLLGPNGAGKTTTILMMLGLAEPSAGEAIVCGTNATRHPIAVRRKVGYLPDSAGFYDNMTALENLVYIGRLNGIAEREIVSRAQKTMEMVGLGAEMHKKAAAYSRGMKQRLGLADLLIREPAVMILDEPTLGIDPAGIRDFLHLIRQLSREQALTVILSSHHLHQMQQICDRVGIFVEGKLLAEGNIETLSGHLFGKDSLVVQVSVREAVAAPEALERQLRDLDGVNSLVTTANTWELSCHTDVTPDIVRLFVQNGLNVTGVHKKEYGLDEIYHRFFENNVKKESFQWEVR; encoded by the coding sequence ATGGAAAATCCCATCATTGAACTGCATGGACTGACAAAAACCTACGGCGCTAAAAAGGCGGTAGACAACCTCTCCCTGAAAATCAGCAAAGGGGAGATATTCGGGTTGCTGGGGCCTAACGGCGCCGGTAAAACCACGACTATACTGATGATGCTGGGACTTGCGGAGCCGTCAGCAGGGGAGGCCATCGTGTGTGGAACAAATGCTACCCGCCATCCCATCGCCGTCAGGCGAAAAGTAGGCTACCTGCCGGACAGCGCCGGGTTTTACGATAATATGACCGCACTGGAAAACCTGGTGTACATCGGGCGGCTGAATGGCATTGCTGAGCGGGAAATCGTTTCCCGTGCTCAAAAAACGATGGAAATGGTAGGGCTGGGAGCGGAGATGCATAAAAAGGCCGCAGCCTACTCACGTGGTATGAAACAACGGCTAGGCCTGGCGGACCTGCTTATCCGCGAGCCTGCCGTGATGATTCTGGATGAGCCCACGTTAGGCATAGATCCTGCAGGTATCCGGGACTTCCTGCATCTCATAAGGCAGCTCAGCCGCGAACAGGCGCTCACCGTGATACTGTCGTCCCACCATCTGCACCAGATGCAGCAGATCTGCGACCGTGTGGGCATCTTCGTGGAAGGAAAACTACTGGCAGAAGGAAATATCGAAACACTGTCGGGCCATCTGTTCGGGAAAGATTCATTGGTAGTGCAGGTTTCGGTACGGGAGGCAGTAGCGGCTCCGGAAGCGCTGGAACGTCAGCTCCGGGATCTGGACGGCGTCAACAGCCTGGTCACCACGGCCAACACATGGGAACTGTCCTGCCATACAGACGTTACGCCTGATATCGTGCGGCTCTTCGTACAAAACGGGTTGAATGTGACCGGCGTACATAAAAAAGAATATGGACTGGATGAGATCTACCATCGTTTTTTTGAGAATAATGTAAAAAAAGAAAGTTTCCAATGGGAAGTCCGTTAG
- a CDS encoding COG1470 family protein → MSTLSNYLSVSLFCFSFAAFTTPALAQKIPGKGRSAFTVRLMNIEATAKETFRYNASLYNGSGHTQLYELRASAPEGWSTVFRTEGSQIAGLRMDSGRTQDISVEITAAPSVKPGKYTVPVVAVTATDTLRTDLEAVVKGNYGLELTTPSGRLSDEITEGRSKQIQLTVKNTGTLPLEGLELSAQAPVGWNATFEPAKIDRLDPDKEQNITATLHVPDKTIAGDYVTSFTVRNNNANSNAAFRMTVKTSLLAGWIGMLVILLSLGIVYYLIRKYGRR, encoded by the coding sequence ATGTCAACGTTATCGAATTACCTGAGCGTATCCCTTTTTTGCTTTTCTTTTGCTGCATTTACAACGCCGGCGCTGGCCCAGAAAATTCCGGGAAAAGGCAGATCGGCCTTTACCGTCAGACTGATGAATATTGAGGCTACCGCCAAAGAGACTTTTCGCTACAACGCCAGCCTGTATAACGGCAGCGGTCACACGCAGCTGTACGAACTTCGGGCTTCCGCCCCGGAAGGCTGGAGCACCGTGTTCCGCACAGAGGGCAGCCAGATTGCAGGACTGAGAATGGATTCCGGCAGGACCCAGGATATCTCCGTGGAAATCACCGCTGCGCCCTCTGTAAAGCCGGGAAAATATACGGTCCCGGTAGTGGCCGTAACAGCAACGGACACACTCCGTACTGACCTGGAGGCCGTGGTAAAAGGTAACTATGGCCTCGAGCTGACAACGCCGTCAGGCCGGTTGAGTGACGAGATCACGGAAGGCCGGAGCAAACAGATTCAACTGACGGTAAAAAACACGGGCACGTTGCCGCTGGAAGGACTGGAGCTTTCCGCGCAGGCGCCGGTAGGATGGAATGCCACCTTTGAGCCGGCAAAGATAGACCGACTGGACCCCGATAAAGAACAAAATATTACCGCTACGCTGCATGTTCCTGATAAAACAATCGCCGGCGATTATGTGACCAGTTTTACAGTGAGGAATAATAACGCCAACAGCAACGCCGCTTTTCGGATGACTGTAAAAACTTCCCTGCTGGCGGGATGGATAGGTATGCTCGTGATCCTGCTGTCATTAGGGATTGTGTATTACCTGATTCGTAAATACGGAAGGAGATAA
- a CDS encoding nuclear transport factor 2 family protein yields MRTISTDTLQIKDSIRELMARYVRHADEKDWEALASLFTPDGTFTPLNVEGKALVKMEGRQQIAETIRRSVGTATAIHHLFSYEIDVPGEGQAKGVFSMEDYLLRPDTEPLPPAANGHIPAFRSLHGYGHYHGDYELRDGVWYIKKLIQTRIKLDFTF; encoded by the coding sequence ATGCGTACGATATCAACAGACACCTTGCAGATCAAAGACAGCATCCGGGAACTGATGGCCCGCTACGTCCGGCATGCAGATGAAAAGGACTGGGAAGCACTTGCGTCCCTGTTTACGCCGGACGGCACCTTTACGCCGTTAAACGTGGAGGGGAAAGCCCTCGTCAAGATGGAGGGCCGTCAGCAGATTGCCGAAACCATCCGCCGGAGCGTGGGAACAGCCACCGCTATTCATCATCTTTTCTCTTATGAGATCGATGTTCCGGGTGAAGGCCAGGCGAAAGGCGTGTTTTCGATGGAAGACTACCTCCTTCGTCCCGATACGGAACCGCTGCCGCCGGCAGCAAACGGTCATATTCCCGCATTCCGGTCACTGCACGGATATGGCCATTACCACGGAGATTACGAACTGCGGGATGGCGTTTGGTACATCAAAAAATTAATTCAGACAAGGATAAAACTCGACTTCACTTTTTAA